The following are encoded in a window of Marinitoga sp. 1197 genomic DNA:
- a CDS encoding HD-GYP domain-containing protein: protein MKFLPLNKIKSGMIVAMNIKDFKGNVLFKKGTILNKEKINIIKNNGIFRIPVIEKKAEIKSVSDAAHAHSFISKELLDKSFEKVKDIFEEIMNTGKIDIAKIEEVAVNLTKEMQKNFSDKLYVPLKKLKTYDEYLYSHSLNVMILGSLIGLENGMSDEELTELALSGLLHDIGKVKIPLEILNAPRKLSSEEFELIKNHVLYAKDFLENSGITDKRIINGALEHHERYDGSGYIFKKKGKDISNYGRILAVSDVYDALTSKRCYKKPWTPYKTLSYILSHVNKHFDPSFTQNLVNALGLFPPGMKVMLNDGSEGIIIATNRSNKMKPIIKVNDDIIDLLEEKNLRITKIINYEYIEDQTT, encoded by the coding sequence ATGAAATTCTTACCTTTGAATAAAATCAAATCAGGTATGATTGTTGCTATGAACATAAAGGATTTTAAGGGGAATGTGCTTTTTAAAAAAGGAACAATTTTAAATAAAGAAAAAATAAATATTATTAAAAATAACGGTATTTTTAGAATACCTGTTATTGAAAAAAAAGCAGAGATAAAATCAGTGAGCGATGCCGCTCATGCACATAGTTTTATAAGTAAAGAACTTCTTGATAAAAGTTTTGAAAAAGTTAAAGATATTTTTGAAGAAATTATGAATACTGGAAAGATTGATATTGCTAAAATAGAAGAAGTTGCAGTAAATTTAACTAAAGAAATGCAAAAGAATTTTTCAGATAAATTATACGTTCCCCTAAAAAAATTAAAAACATATGACGAATATTTATACTCCCATTCATTAAATGTAATGATTCTTGGTTCCTTAATTGGATTGGAAAATGGAATGTCTGATGAAGAATTAACTGAATTAGCTTTAAGTGGATTACTACATGATATTGGTAAAGTTAAAATTCCTTTAGAAATTTTAAATGCTCCTAGAAAACTATCTTCTGAAGAATTTGAATTAATTAAAAATCATGTGTTATATGCAAAAGATTTTTTAGAAAATTCCGGTATAACAGATAAAAGAATTATAAATGGAGCTTTGGAGCATCATGAAAGATACGATGGTAGTGGATATATATTCAAAAAGAAAGGAAAGGATATTTCCAATTATGGAAGAATATTAGCTGTTTCAGATGTTTATGATGCTTTAACTAGTAAAAGGTGTTATAAAAAACCATGGACTCCATATAAAACATTATCCTACATATTATCACATGTAAATAAACATTTTGATCCATCATTTACTCAAAATTTAGTAAATGCTCTAGGACTTTTCCCTCCAGGAATGAAAGTTATGCTTAATGACGGATCAGAAGGAATCATTATAGCAACAAACAGATCAAATAAAATGAAACCCATTATAAAAGTTAATGATGATATTATTGATCTTCTTGAAGAAAAAAATTTAAGAATTACCAAAATCATTAATTACGAATATATTGAAGATCAGACTACTTAG